From Nocardioides daedukensis, the proteins below share one genomic window:
- a CDS encoding oligosaccharide flippase family protein, giving the protein MIEESRSVRIASADPDVTDVPDEPVSPLGALGQSVRGAGWLGLGAGVVKLSQTVVLLILAAILAPSALGVLAIGALVLNVTSAVTDLGSSTALVYWRGNVERAARSALTLALGLGLGLTALAWVLAPWLSSALRSGDLGADVIRGLMLCLPFYSVAGVSQELLRRELAFKRRVVPDIIGALVGSVLAVLLALSGRGVYSLVIGQLAQAALIMVLCWAMRPPVRPGWRGSDVTGLVSYGGHLAGANILQLLMLNLDYLIVARVLGPEPLGIYSMAFRLAYMPYLLVSVVLCGAAFAHLCRLEGDAVGRALAQVVTVLVTLTLPLYLGMILLAPQLELLGHQWGPGVPALRVLAVYGLVLSLVHLAVVALNSVDRTRDGFLLNLLHLVLLAALLFWWSARGIEMVAMAQLVAGAAMLVAAVLVCRKQITGFGWRSIAVRLAPVGVGAVLMTVAALVAHHFFPGSVISVVGLLLVGALMVLVYLSPLVLLGRRSGLLAGELPGGRP; this is encoded by the coding sequence GTGATCGAGGAGAGCCGATCCGTGCGGATCGCGTCCGCCGACCCCGACGTGACCGACGTACCCGACGAACCCGTCAGCCCGCTGGGAGCCCTGGGGCAGAGCGTCCGCGGTGCCGGATGGCTGGGCCTCGGCGCAGGCGTCGTCAAACTGTCCCAGACCGTGGTCCTGCTGATCCTGGCCGCGATCCTTGCCCCCTCGGCCCTGGGCGTCCTGGCCATCGGTGCGCTGGTTCTCAACGTGACCTCGGCGGTGACCGATCTGGGCAGCAGCACTGCCCTGGTCTACTGGCGGGGCAATGTCGAACGGGCCGCGCGCAGCGCGCTGACCCTGGCCCTCGGCCTCGGCCTCGGCCTGACCGCACTGGCCTGGGTGCTGGCACCGTGGCTCAGTTCCGCGCTCCGGTCCGGTGACCTGGGTGCCGACGTGATCCGTGGGCTGATGCTCTGCCTGCCGTTCTACAGCGTGGCGGGAGTGAGCCAGGAACTCCTCCGTCGTGAGCTGGCCTTCAAACGGCGCGTCGTGCCGGACATCATCGGCGCCCTGGTGGGCTCGGTGCTCGCAGTCCTCCTCGCCCTGTCCGGCCGCGGCGTCTACTCACTGGTCATCGGACAACTGGCGCAGGCCGCGTTGATCATGGTGCTGTGCTGGGCGATGCGGCCCCCGGTCCGGCCGGGGTGGCGTGGCTCGGACGTGACGGGGCTGGTCTCGTACGGCGGCCACCTCGCGGGCGCAAACATCCTGCAGCTGCTGATGCTCAATCTCGACTATCTGATCGTGGCGAGGGTCCTGGGTCCGGAACCGTTGGGCATCTACTCGATGGCCTTCCGGCTCGCCTACATGCCTTACCTCCTCGTCTCGGTGGTGCTCTGTGGCGCGGCGTTCGCGCATCTGTGCCGTCTGGAGGGGGATGCCGTCGGACGTGCGCTCGCCCAGGTGGTCACAGTGCTCGTGACACTCACCCTTCCCTTGTATCTCGGGATGATCCTGCTCGCGCCCCAACTCGAACTGCTCGGCCATCAGTGGGGCCCGGGGGTGCCGGCACTCCGCGTGCTGGCGGTCTACGGCCTGGTGCTCAGTCTCGTCCACCTCGCCGTGGTCGCCCTGAACTCGGTCGACCGTACCCGTGACGGGTTCCTGCTCAATCTGCTCCACCTTGTCCTGTTGGCGGCCCTGTTGTTCTGGTGGTCGGCTCGGGGGATCGAGATGGTGGCCATGGCTCAGCTCGTCGCCGGCGCAGCCATGCTGGTTGCGGCCGTGCTGGTCTGTCGGAAGCAGATCACCGGCTTCGGCTGGAGGTCGATCGCGGTCCGACTGGCCCCGGTCGGAGTGGGTGCGGTGCTGATGACGGTGGCCGCACTCGTGGCGCACCACTTCTTCCCCGGCAGCGTGATCTCGGTGGTCGGGTTGCTGCTCGTGGGTGCCTTGATGGTCCTGGTCTACCTGTCGCCGCTCGTGCTGCTGGGCCGTCGCTCCGGCCTGCTCGCCGGCGAACTCCCGGGAGGTCGGCCATGA